From a region of the Acidimicrobiales bacterium genome:
- a CDS encoding biotin/lipoyl-binding carrier protein has product MAEVRAEITANVWQVHVEVGQAVAVGDTIAILESMKMEIPVESPAGGTIAEVRVRPDDQVQEGDVIAVIQ; this is encoded by the coding sequence GTGGCAGAGGTCAGGGCCGAGATCACGGCCAACGTCTGGCAGGTGCACGTCGAGGTCGGCCAGGCCGTTGCCGTGGGCGACACGATCGCGATCCTCGAGTCGATGAAGATGGAGATCCCTGTCGAGTCCCCGGCCGGCGGCACCATCGCCGAGGTGCGGGTGCGCCCCGACGATCAGGTCCAGGAGGGGGACGTGATCGCCGTCATCCAGTGA
- a CDS encoding cupin domain-containing protein — protein sequence MSTMDADEIIEHLQLTPHPEGGSYRQTWRAPTETNERAAGSAIYFLLRRGEVSRWHRVDAAEVWHYYEGAPLEVAISTDGATVRLVALGPDLAAGQRPQFVVPADAWQRARSLGDHTLVGCTVSPAFEFAGFEVADPDWQPGR from the coding sequence ATGAGCACCATGGATGCCGACGAGATCATCGAGCACTTGCAGCTGACGCCGCATCCCGAGGGCGGGTCGTACCGGCAGACGTGGCGCGCTCCCACCGAGACGAACGAGCGTGCCGCAGGGAGCGCCATCTACTTCCTGCTCCGCCGGGGTGAGGTCTCCCGGTGGCACCGGGTCGACGCCGCCGAGGTCTGGCACTACTACGAGGGAGCCCCGCTGGAGGTCGCGATCTCCACCGATGGAGCAACCGTGCGGCTGGTCGCTCTCGGACCCGATCTGGCTGCGGGTCAGCGACCCCAGTTCGTCGTGCCCGCCGACGCCTGGCAGCGCGCCCGCAGCCTGGGGGACCACACGCTGGTTGGGTGCACGGTCTCGCCCGCGTTCGAGTTCGCCGGTTTCGAGGTCGCCGACCCCGACTGGCAGCCTGGCCGCTAA
- the ccmA gene encoding heme ABC exporter ATP-binding protein CcmA: MAAAVRFRAAVALVGRFPALAGVDLDVASGEILLVTGPNGAGKTSLLRACAGLLAVSAGEAHVLGHDLRQDRRSVRRSLALLGHASFLYDDLTVADNLRFIVRAARGDQGAVDQALSRLGLDGRLRHTVVGKLSAGQRRRVAIASVVARAPRLWLLDEPHAGLDAAGRDILDEAVLAASGTGATVILASHETDRAGAIAGRVARMAGGQVVGEESLAAATDVEQGTGRGRVDVPAESPTGEPVHVA, translated from the coding sequence ATGGCCGCTGCTGTCCGCTTCCGTGCTGCCGTCGCCCTCGTGGGGCGCTTTCCGGCCCTGGCCGGCGTCGATCTCGACGTAGCCTCCGGTGAGATCCTGCTCGTCACCGGTCCGAACGGAGCCGGGAAGACGAGCCTGCTGCGGGCGTGCGCAGGACTCTTGGCCGTATCCGCCGGCGAGGCCCACGTCCTCGGGCACGACCTGCGTCAGGACCGGCGCTCGGTGCGGCGCTCGTTGGCCCTGCTGGGGCACGCCAGCTTCCTCTACGACGACCTGACCGTGGCGGACAACCTCCGGTTCATCGTGCGGGCGGCGCGGGGCGATCAGGGCGCGGTCGACCAGGCCCTGTCCCGCCTCGGCCTCGACGGGCGCCTCCGCCACACGGTCGTCGGCAAGCTGTCGGCTGGACAGCGGCGGCGCGTCGCCATCGCCTCCGTGGTCGCTCGGGCCCCGCGGCTCTGGCTGCTCGACGAACCCCACGCCGGCTTGGACGCCGCCGGGCGCGACATTCTCGACGAGGCGGTGCTGGCGGCGTCGGGCACCGGTGCCACGGTCATCCTGGCTTCCCACGAGACCGACCGCGCCGGGGCCATCGCCGGGAGGGTGGCGAGGATGGCCGGTGGTCAGGTCGTGGGGGAGGAGTCGTTGGCCGCGGCGACCGATGTCGAGCAGGGCACCGGTCGCGGCCGCGTCGACGTCCCGGCCGAGTCGCCGACCGGGGAGCCGGTCCATGTGGCGTGA
- a CDS encoding class E sortase, whose protein sequence is MGRVIAGIGRVMIGLGALVLAFVAYQLWGTGLSESHSQDVLRHQLSGRQSTRPATTSVPEGLPPVTGGRAPPSPPPEGSAVGIITIPKLGLDKAIVEGTGTADLRQGPGHYRGTPLPGQPGNASIAGHRTTYGAPFSRLNDLVPGDPVMVTTSQGTFRYDVSRSLVVEPSDVSVVAPTGTDELTLTTCTPRYSASHRLIVQASLVGPPTPTATVPAGPSRATPTLAGDTGSSLPVVAWGLATAAVAVGIWLATRLRRRRWLVYILGAPAFLAALFFLFAAISRVLPASI, encoded by the coding sequence ATGGGGAGGGTGATAGCTGGGATCGGCCGCGTGATGATCGGCCTCGGCGCCTTGGTGCTGGCATTCGTCGCCTACCAACTGTGGGGCACCGGGCTGTCGGAATCCCACAGCCAGGATGTTCTCCGGCACCAGCTCTCAGGCCGGCAGTCGACACGTCCGGCCACGACGTCAGTGCCGGAGGGTCTCCCACCGGTGACCGGAGGCCGCGCTCCACCGAGCCCGCCACCCGAGGGGAGTGCCGTCGGAATCATCACGATCCCAAAACTGGGTTTGGACAAGGCAATCGTCGAGGGCACAGGCACGGCCGACCTTCGGCAAGGACCTGGTCATTACCGGGGCACTCCCTTACCGGGTCAACCGGGCAACGCCAGCATCGCCGGGCACCGCACCACCTATGGTGCCCCGTTCTCTCGTTTGAATGACCTCGTGCCGGGGGACCCGGTCATGGTCACCACTTCTCAGGGCACCTTTCGGTACGACGTCAGCCGATCGCTCGTGGTGGAGCCATCCGACGTCTCCGTCGTCGCGCCAACTGGGACCGACGAGCTCACGCTGACGACATGCACTCCCCGCTACAGCGCGAGTCACCGCCTCATCGTCCAGGCCTCGCTGGTCGGACCTCCCACGCCCACCGCTACGGTGCCCGCCGGCCCGAGTCGAGCGACACCCACCCTGGCCGGCGACACCGGTTCGTCGTTGCCGGTGGTCGCCTGGGGGCTGGCGACCGCGGCTGTGGCTGTCGGAATCTGGCTTGCGACCCGCCTCAGACGTCGCCGCTGGCTCGTCTACATTTTGGGTGCTCCGGCCTTCCTCGCTGCCCTGTTCTTCTTGTTCGCCGCCATCAGCAGGGTGCTGCCTGCCAGCATCTGA